In one window of Pagrus major chromosome 12, Pma_NU_1.0 DNA:
- the tmem119b gene encoding transmembrane protein 119b: protein MLPTALHLIGLCVVFCISRPATPLPLYSDGSLEGSADGEDYNFNFTSFLAANNFSPGYQTTPVSPTEVETDFLSRVVNFLEQNMLLILVAGSFILLVLLIICGAIFMSRRRKVSAYYPSSFPSKMYVDHRDKTGGAKPFNEVPEKPAPEQQNEAVDSHKQLQADIMRAAKSLRTPNKSSEGGDTGQKVADHSPEDSSKQDGSILDQQLPSLPEEKELSESPDSEAAAAAGGPELNPPDQEEDESQSEPQTGKSLRPSSLHIHNDSATLHLIAGEKTAF from the coding sequence ATGCTCCCGACGGCCCTTCATCTGATTGGTCTGTGCGTTGTGTTTTGCATCAGCCGCCCGGCCACACCTCTACCTTTATACAGTGACGGTTCTCTAGAGGGAAGTGCAGATGGGGAAGACTACAACTTTAACTTTACTTCCTTTCTGGCCGCCAACAACTTTTCCCCTGGGTACCAAACCACACCTGTCAGCCCCACAGAGGTGGAAACTGACTTTCTGAGTCGAGTCGTGAACTTTCTGGAGCAGAACATGCTCCTTATCCTGGTCGCCGGCTCTTTCATCCTTCTTGTCCTACTGATCATCTGTGGGGCAATTTTCATGAGCCGCAGGCGCAAAGTCAGTGCCTACTACCCTTCATCCTTCCCTTCCAAAATGTATGTGGACCACAGGGACAAAACAGGAGGTGCTAAACCTTTTAATGAAGTGCCAGAAAAACCTGCACCTGAGCAGCAAAATGAGGCAGTGGACTCTCACAAGCAGCTCCAGGCTGACATTATGAGGGCTGCCAAGAGCCTGCGCACACCAAATAAATCTTCAGAGGGAGGTGACACCGGTCAGAAAGTAGCAGACCACAGTCCTGAGGACAGCTCTAAACAAGATGGCAGCATCCTGGACCAGCAGCTACCAAGTCTCCCCGAGGAAAAGGAGCTGAGTGAGAGTCCTgacagtgaagcagcagcagcggcaggcGGCCCTGAGCTGAACCCTCCAGATCAGGAGGAAGATGAGTCACAGTCTGAGCCTCAGACTGGCAAGAGTCTCCGGCCCTCCTCTCTGCACATTCACAATGACTCTGCTACTCTTCACCTGAttgcaggagagaaaacagcttTCTAA
- the selplg gene encoding P-selectin glycoprotein ligand 1, producing the protein MLLLSMKTYLALLWGISALFSTESMSVSTPGTSSIPSTSTTKRLIGEDVVHTETTAWHTPEKPAEVAAAETTATPTVEREEVFVTYSSDSSNDSTASLVAVNTVVTTASSSASKQLHTSAAVSTAAGEAQRSYDMTISGTVKPTKEQLHQHTPTTLIDGTASVTTSAASSASDSMSLPQPTSTNEPEVASNLSSTTSPADSALTTAFIQNLNGPSASSPSTMTVNPTSEAATVSDTTYSPSPKSETSTTTTELSSTPPPASMTRSSTTESSTILASTGPTAESSTILASTGPTAESSTILASTGPTAESSTILFTIDSANTTTDAVTNSTAGFFIHHVPKRLPIPTTESTPPVPHETSMSPPRTDVQPCSTRALVTQSLIAIACLAGLATIFMVTTIILCAKLSTRKYRVKKPQQATEMMCISSLLPERNYNYARQRNPVTNGILVMHHGGDSDEDGGDNLTLSSFLPENDRYV; encoded by the coding sequence ATGTTGCTGCTCAGCATGAAGACGTATCTGGCTCTGCTGTGGGGAATatctgctttgttttctacGGAGTCCATGAGCGTTTCCACTCCAGGAACCAGCAGCATTCCCTCAACCTCAACAACCAAGCGGCTGATCGGTGAAGATGTGGTTCATACTGAAACTACAGCCTGGCATACACCAGAAAAACCTGCAGAagttgcagcagcagagaccacAGCTACACCCACAGTGGAAAGAGAAGAAGTGTTCGTCACTTACAGCAGCGACAGCTCAAATGACAGCACAGCAAGTTTGGTTGCTGTGAACACTGTGGTGACAACTGCAAGCAGCTCAGCTTCAAAACAGCTTCATACCTCCGCAGCAGTGAGCACAGCTGCAGGTGAAGCACAGCGTTCCTACGACATGACAATCTCAGGAACAGTAAAACCTACAAAGGAGCAGTTACACCAACATACACCCACCACTTTGATTGACGGGACCGCATCTGTGACAACCTCTGCAGCATCTTCAGCATCAGATTCGATGTCTTTGCCGCAGCCTACCTCCACCAATGAGCCTGAAGTTGCATCCAATTTATCGTCCACCACCTCTCCTGCTGATTCTGCGTTGACTACCGCCTTCATCCAGAACCTCAATGGTCCCTCAGCTTCTTCTCCATCCACAATGACAGTGAACCCCACCTCTGAGGCAGCAACTGTGTCTGACACCACATATTCTCCTAGCCCAAAAAGTGAGacatccaccaccaccactgagcTTTCATCGACGCCCCCACCTGCTTCTATGACGAGAAGCTCGACCACCGAGTCTTCCACTATCTTGGCCTCAACTGGTCCTACTGCTGAGTCTTCAACTATCTTGGCCTCAACTGGTCCTACTGCTGAGTCTTCAACTATCTTGGCCTCAACTGGTCCTACTGCTGAGTCTTCAACTATCCTGTTCACAATTGATTCTGCCAACACCACCACTGACGCAGTAACCAACAGTACCGCAGGATTCTTCATCCATCATGTGCCCAAGAGGTTGCCGATCCCAACAACAGAATCAACTCCACCAGTGCCCCATGAAACCTCAATGAGCCCGCCACGCACTGACGTCCAACCCTGCTCCACCCGGGCTTTGGTGACACAATCCCTTATCGCCATCGCCTGCCTGGCTGGGTTGGCCACCATCTTCATGGTCACTACCATTATCCTCTGCGCCAAGCTGTCAACGAGGAAGTACAGGGTCAAGAAACCTCAGCAGGCCACTGAGATGATGTGCATCTCGTCCCTGCTGCCTGAAAGAAATTACAATTATGCGAGGCAACGCAATCCAGTGACCAACGGAATCCTGGTGATGCACCATGGTGGAGACAGTGATGAGGATGGAGGAGATAACCTCACTCTCAGCAGCTTCCTTCCTGAAAATGACCGTTATGTTTAG
- the LOC141006353 gene encoding iron-sulfur cluster assembly scaffold protein IscU-like, with amino-acid sequence MAGTVANKCLSPLAFLTRTLSAPEFITQCCYHKKVVDHYENPRNVGTLNKQSKNVGTGLVGAPACGDVMKLQIEVDDQGKIVDARFKTFGCGSAIASSSLATEWVKGKSVDEALMIKNTDIAKELCLPPVKLHCSMLAEDAIKAALADYRLKQEDIQQEAVRASN; translated from the exons ATGGCGGGTACAGTAGCCAACAAGTGTCTGAGTCCTCTGGCTTTTCTCACCAGGACCCTGTCTGCTCCGGAGTTCATCACCCAGTGCTGCTACCACAAGAAG GTGGTGGATCATTATGAGAACCCAAGAAACGTGGGCACTTTGAACAAACAGTCCAAGAATGTGGGGACCGGCTTGGTGGGTGCTCCAGCCTGTGGAGATGTAATGAAGCTCCAG ATTGAGGTGGACGACCAGGGGAAGATTGTGGATGCCAGGTTCAAAACTTTTGGCTGTGGCTCTGCTATTGCCTCCAGCTCTCTGGCCACCGAGTGGGTGAAGGGCAAATCT GTGGATGAAGCTTTGATGATAAAGAACACAGACATTGCCAAAGAGCTCTGTCTTCCCCCGGTTAAACTCCACTGCTCTA TGCTTGCGGAGGACGCCATCAAGGCTGCCCTGGCTGACTATCGCCTCAAGCAGGAGGACATCCAGCAGGAGGCAGTCAGGGCCAGCAATTAA
- the coro1cb gene encoding coronin-1C-A has translation MLRRVVRQSKFRHVFGQAVRNDQCYDDIRVSRVTWDSSFCAVNPKFVAIIIDASGGGAFLVLPLQKTGRIDKVYPTVCGHTGPVLDIDWCPHNDLVIASGSEDCTVMVWQIPENGLENPLSEPVVVLEGHSKRVGIVSWHPTARNVLLSAGCDNQIVIWNVGTGEAMINLEDMHPDVIFSVSWSRNGSLLCTACKDKKVRVIDPRKKKVVAEKDKAHEGARPMRAIFLADGNIFTTGFSRMSERQLALWKTDNMDEPICVQEMDSSNGVLLPFYDPDTSVVYLCGKGDSSIRYFEITDEAPFVHYLNTFSTKEPQRGMGYMPKRGLDVNKCEIARFYKLHERKCEPIIMTVPRKSDLFQDDLYPDTAGPDPALEAEEWFAGKNGGPILISLKDGYVSTKNRDLKVVKTKNVLETKPATKAENVPTVPKHVSTPQPSVKMEDKLEEVLREFKSLRDRVILQDRRIARLEEQVAKVAM, from the exons atgCTGCGGCGAGTTGTGCGACAGAGCAAGTTCCGCCATGTCTTTGGCCAGGCCGTGAGGAACGACCAGTGCTACGATGACATCCGCGTGTCCAGGGTCACATGGGACAGCTCCTTCTGTGCCGTCAACCCCAAATTCGTCGCCATCATCATAGACGCCAGCGGGGGAGGGGCCTTTCTCGTCCTTCCTCTACAAAAG ACTGGCCGTATAGACAAGGTCTACCCTACAGTATGTGGCCACACGGGCCCGGTGTTGGACATCGACTGGTGTCCTCATAATGACCTCGTCATCGCTAGTGGCTCTGAGGACTGCACAGTCATG GTTTGGCAGATCCCTGAGAACGGGCTGGAGAATCCCCTTTCAGAGCCCGTGGTCGTGTTAGAGGGCCACTCTAAGAGGGTCGGCATCGTGTCCTGGCATCCCACCGCTCGCAACGTTCTCCTCAGCGCAG GGTGTGACAACCAGATTGTCATTTGGAACGTGGGCACGGGAGAGGCCATGATCAACCTGGAGGACATGCACCCTGATGTTATCTTTAGTGTCAGCTGGAGCCGCAACGGCAGCCTGCTCTGCACCGCCTGCAAGGACAAGAAGGTCCGCGTCATCGACCCCCGTAAAAAGAAGGTCGTCGCG gaGAAGGACAAAGCTCACGAGGGAGCTCGACCAATGAGAGCCATCTTTTTAGCAGACGGAAACATTTTCACTACCGGATTTAGCCGCATGAGCGAGCGCCAGCTAGCCCTGTGGAAAACC GATAACATGGATGAGCCGATATGTGTTCAAGAGATGGACTCCAGTAACGGAGTCCTGCTGCCCTTCTATGACCCCGACACCAGCGTAGTTTACCTGTGTGGAAAG GGTGACAGCAGCATTCGGTACTTTGAGATCACTGATGAGGCGCCGTTTGTTCACTACCTCAACACCTTCTCCACCAAGGAGCCCCAGAGAGGCATGGGATACATGCCCAAAAGAGGCCTGGATGTCAACAAATGTGAAATCGCAAG GTTTTACAAGCTACACGAGAGAAAATGTGAGCCAATCATCATGACAGTCCCACGTAAG TCGGATCTCTTCCAGGACGACCTGTATCCCGACACGGCCGGCCCCGATCCCGCCCTGGAGGCAGAGGAGTGGTTCGCCGGGAAGAACGGAGGGCCCATCCTGATCTCGCTCAAAGACGGCTACGTGTCCACGAAGAACCGTGATCTGAAAGTGGTCAAGACGAAGAACGTCCTGGAGACCAAGCCGGCCACGAAAGCAGAAAACGTCCCGACTGTCCCGAAGCATGTTTCAACTCCACAGCCCTCCGTA AAAATGGAAGACAAACTGGAAGAGGTACTCCGAGAGTTCAAGTCACTCAGGGACCGTGTCATCCTCCAAGACCGTCGAATCGCCAGACTGGAAGAGCAGGTCGCCAAGGTGGCCATGTGA
- the LOC141006104 gene encoding chemerin-like receptor 1, whose translation MEVDYVEYTDYTPDNETESNSATANTLDFSSSKTPLTYVLVVINIIICVIGLGGNALVIWICGWKMKRTVITTWYISLAVSAFLFCAILPLEIFYMITSHWPFGLTLCKLTSSALFLNMYSSVFLLVLISADRCIMISFPVWSHNHRTVRKAFGVVVLMWSLSALLTLPSVIFRQVKVHGSVTQCYTDYNGHSRHKTVVLTRFILGFLIPFLVIVFCCSVLATKLRSLTLKSTKPYKVMAALILSFFLCWVPYHTFVLLELDLKNHSLYTLKTGLMVGGTLATANSFISPVLYVFIGNDFKQTLKRSLASRIEDAMAEDFRTGGLNHSRCKSMEVI comes from the coding sequence ATGGAGGTGGATTATGTTGAATATACCGACTACACTCCAGACAATGAAACTGAGAGCAACTCCGCCACGGCTAATACGCTGGATTTCAGTTCTTCTAAGACTCCTCTAACTTATGTTCTGGTGGTGATCAACATCATTATATGTGTTATTGGCCTTGGAGGAAATGCATTAGTGATCTGGATCTGCGgatggaaaatgaaaagaacGGTCATCACCACCTGGTACATCAGTCTGGCCGTTTCAGCCTTTTTGTTCTGTGCCATTCTGCCCCTGGAAATATTCTACATGATCACCTCACACTGGCCTTTCGGACTGACCTTGTGCAAGCtcacctcctctgctctgtttctcAACATGTACAGCAGTGTGTTCCTATTGGTTCTGATCAGCGCTGATCGCTGTATCATGATTTCATTCCCTGTGTGGTCACATAACCACCGGACAGTTCGGAAAGCGTTTGGAGTTGTTGTCCTCATGTGGTCCCTTTCTGCGCTCCTAACTTTGCCCTCAGTGATCTTCAGACAAGTCAAAGTCCACGGCTCAGTCACTCAGTGCTACACCGATTACAATGGTCATTCCAGACACAAGACAGTGGTACTGACTCGATTCATCCTCGGGTTCCTGATTCCTTTCCTGGTGATTGTGTTCTGCTGCTCAGTGCTTGCTACGAAGCTGAGAAGTTTGACCCTCAAGTCAACAAAGCCCTACAAAGTCATGGCAGCGCTCATCTTGTCATTCTTCCTCTGCTGGGTCCCCTATCATACCTTTGTTCTTTTAGAGTTAGACTTGAAGAACCACAGCCTGTATACACTTAAAACTGGCCTGATGGTGGGGGGCACACTGGCTACAGCCAACAGTTTCATATCCCCAGTTCTCTATGTGTTCATTGGTAATGACTTCAAACAAACCCTGAAACGTTCTTTGGCGTCAAGGATAGAGGATGCAATGGCGGAGGACTTTCGCACGGGTGGTCTCAACCACTCAAGGTGTAAGTCAATGGAGGTTATCTAA